Proteins encoded by one window of Orbaceae bacterium BiB:
- the sixA gene encoding phosphohistidine phosphatase SixA, translating to MKIYIMRHGEAGYSASLDSTRPLTPVGEKQCLSVANWLSEQQITFELGLVSPYLRAQQTYSIIAKAVPISQTEKNPLLTPGGCASHVVDHLTMLALSGVKSVLIVSHLPLVGYLVNELCPHIAPPMFSTADIACISLSQDSQGELEWFHHPV from the coding sequence ATGAAAATTTATATTATGCGACATGGAGAAGCGGGCTATAGCGCTTCATTAGATTCAACCCGTCCCTTAACTCCAGTTGGTGAAAAACAGTGTTTATCCGTTGCAAATTGGTTAAGTGAACAGCAGATAACATTTGAATTAGGGTTGGTTAGTCCCTATTTACGAGCCCAACAGACTTACTCTATTATTGCCAAAGCTGTGCCAATTAGTCAAACTGAGAAAAATCCATTATTAACGCCTGGTGGTTGTGCTAGCCATGTTGTGGATCATTTAACAATGTTAGCGTTAAGTGGTGTAAAATCAGTATTGATTGTTTCGCATCTTCCACTTGTTGGTTATTTGGTTAATGAACTCTGCCCACATATCGCTCCACCTATGTTTTCAACAGCAGATATTGCTTGTATTTCATTATCTCAAGATAGCCAAGGTGAGTTGGAATGGTTTCACCATCCGGTTTAA
- the sstT gene encoding serine/threonine transporter SstT, protein MVGRQHPLIRLYFKVGLIPQIICGLILGIGLAFFSKEAASDVALLGHLFINALKSVAPILVLVLVVSSIANHQHGKKSNMNTLMVLYFVGMMSAALLATFASFLFPSYITIVDNAQEIGLTPPSGVKEVLTTLLTRMIDNPVNALVQANYIGLIVWGVGIGLALRHANQTTKTMMTDLSYSISYIVRIIIRFAPLGVFGLVASTLAETGFAELLNYVHLLLVLVCCMLIVALVINPLLAFCVMRKNPYPLVFTSLKDSAIPAFFTRSSAANIPVNMEICKRLKMDEDTYSVAVPLGAAINMSGAAVTITVLTLATVYSTGITVDIYSAVLLCIVASVCACGASGIAGGSLLLIPVACSMFGIPNEISVKVIAIGITIGVIQDSVETALNSSSDIVFIGSISSSLKTESEPAFESAFEAKTN, encoded by the coding sequence ATGGTAGGTCGTCAGCATCCATTAATACGATTATATTTTAAAGTCGGTTTAATTCCACAAATAATATGTGGATTAATACTCGGTATTGGATTAGCTTTCTTTTCGAAAGAAGCTGCATCTGATGTTGCATTACTCGGTCATCTTTTTATTAACGCACTTAAATCAGTTGCTCCGATACTGGTTTTAGTTTTAGTGGTTTCATCTATTGCTAATCACCAACATGGTAAAAAATCGAATATGAACACTCTAATGGTGCTCTATTTTGTTGGTATGATGTCCGCTGCTTTACTTGCCACGTTTGCGAGTTTTCTATTCCCTTCATATATTACTATTGTTGATAATGCTCAAGAAATCGGCCTTACACCGCCTAGCGGTGTTAAAGAAGTTTTAACTACATTATTAACGCGAATGATCGATAATCCTGTTAATGCATTAGTGCAGGCAAATTATATTGGTTTGATTGTCTGGGGTGTTGGTATTGGATTAGCACTTCGTCACGCTAATCAAACCACTAAAACCATGATGACCGATTTATCTTATTCCATCTCTTATATTGTGCGAATTATTATTCGATTTGCACCATTGGGAGTGTTTGGTTTAGTCGCTTCAACATTGGCTGAAACTGGTTTTGCAGAGTTGCTAAATTATGTTCATCTATTATTAGTTTTAGTCTGTTGTATGTTGATTGTGGCGCTAGTGATTAATCCGTTATTAGCTTTCTGCGTTATGCGTAAAAATCCATATCCGTTAGTATTCACATCTTTAAAAGATAGTGCGATTCCAGCATTTTTTACTCGTAGTTCTGCAGCTAATATACCCGTTAATATGGAAATTTGTAAACGCCTTAAAATGGATGAAGATACCTATTCGGTTGCGGTTCCTTTAGGCGCAGCAATCAATATGTCTGGTGCTGCAGTTACTATTACCGTATTGACGTTGGCTACTGTTTACTCTACAGGAATCACTGTTGATATTTACTCTGCTGTTTTACTCTGTATTGTTGCTTCTGTTTGTGCCTGTGGTGCTTCTGGGATTGCTGGCGGATCTTTATTACTGATTCCTGTTGCATGTAGTATGTTTGGTATTCCTAACGAAATTTCAGTTAAGGTCATTGCAATTGGTATTACTATTGGTGTTATTCAAGATTCAGTTGAGACTGCGCTTAACTCTTCTAGTGATATTGTCTTTATTGGTTCTATTTCTTCTTCATTAAAAACAGAAAGTGAACCAGCTTTTGAATCTGCGTTTGAAGCAAAAACTAATTAG
- the recB gene encoding exodeoxyribonuclease V subunit beta has translation MVSPSGLTQSSELDLFSLPLVGRSLIEASAGTGKTYSLVFVYLRLLLGIGQNNYHRALSVYEILVVTFTTAATEELRYRIRQNIHQLRLACLAGHHDDQDYQQLIDLIDDKTLALRRLLYAEQNMDEAAIFTIHSFCQRILTTYAFEAGILFKQTLVKDESALYLQIASDVWRDYFTPLPEDIVGIIWQTWRDPQDLLNKIKPYLNRRLPDNITLSSEPLDQRIVDFHQASINKIEKLKQDWLVSVDELQLLIQDSGVSKRSYSKSNLPKWLDKVTLWAQSPTIDYYYPVNELSKFSQIELNLKTDADKTPPVHRLFCDIEQFLTDTFDLSNFILFDLVHMITERAANKKMLLAQMGFNDLLNNLHKALLGDNGELLAQQISKQYPAAMIDEFQDTDAVQYQIFDTIYQDHQQSCLLLIGDPKQAIYGFRGADIFTYIQAKSSVDHQFTMLTNWRSSANMVAATNSLFNRRKQPFIFDAIPFIEMKSAKKNSSKAFYVNDHEVSTLQSYLLPQNISSKGDYREYSAEYCAEQISQWLSQEAYFVDDQQLQRKLQSADIAILVRTGSEAELIQQKLNKRNIKSVYLSNHKSVFDTLEARELLRILQAVFNPTSESYLRSALATQLIGASMADLDALSNEQNVLEQVVEEFREYHTIWLRYGILVMLRRLMTRRRLIENLLSLTDGERIITNFMHLGELLQEVSPDIDTPHGLIRWLTKQIKEPDLNLENHEQRLESDENLINIITIHKSKGLEYPIVFLPFIGDYRESDSLIYHDRKNYNTNYAYSKSLEIDALIEQERLAEDLRLLYVAMTRSIYHCSIGIAGITKGRSTELVLKSSAIGYLLFNTEDYDYNALKTALEQLAYCQVLAIDIPIAISVFATRLESSNVDLAANQFKRQLDYSWRVTSYSSLIQSSSDDNKTAAFLADMIPAFDNEVLLDNRIIDEVISSTDDQVIYDIHHFPKGAIVGTLLHECFENSDFTQPDQQDVATYLITKLNLSPEWFQPLCKWFVDVLHTPLEQCCSLSDLSLAQRLNELQFYLPIRKEVSALTLDQLCKHYDPLSRQCDELTFAKVQGMLKGFIDMVFEWQGKYYIVDYKSNYLGESVDDYHIDAVNKAMCEHRYDLQYQLYSLALHRYLKSRISHYQYQSHFGGIYYLFIRGMTPNNPQHGVFYTKPEFKFIEALDKLFG, from the coding sequence ATGGTTTCACCATCCGGTTTAACGCAATCTAGTGAACTTGATCTATTCTCATTACCGTTAGTTGGTCGATCACTGATTGAAGCATCAGCTGGCACCGGTAAAACTTACTCATTGGTCTTTGTCTATCTGCGGCTGTTACTGGGGATCGGTCAAAATAATTACCACCGAGCGTTATCTGTATATGAAATTCTCGTAGTAACTTTTACTACTGCAGCGACTGAAGAGCTACGTTATCGTATCAGACAAAATATTCATCAATTACGTCTTGCGTGCTTAGCTGGTCACCATGATGATCAAGATTATCAGCAGTTAATCGACCTAATTGATGATAAAACTTTGGCATTAAGGCGCTTACTCTATGCCGAACAAAACATGGATGAAGCGGCTATTTTTACGATTCATAGTTTTTGTCAACGTATACTGACTACTTATGCTTTTGAAGCTGGTATTTTATTCAAACAAACATTAGTTAAAGATGAATCGGCACTCTATTTACAAATTGCAAGTGATGTCTGGCGTGATTATTTTACACCGCTCCCAGAAGATATTGTTGGTATTATTTGGCAGACATGGCGCGATCCACAAGATTTATTGAATAAAATTAAACCATATCTTAATCGTCGATTACCGGATAATATTACACTTTCTAGCGAACCTTTAGATCAGCGGATTGTTGATTTTCATCAAGCAAGTATCAATAAAATTGAGAAGCTTAAACAAGACTGGTTAGTTTCAGTTGACGAGTTACAGTTACTAATTCAAGATTCTGGTGTCAGTAAACGTTCATATAGCAAAAGTAATTTACCAAAGTGGCTAGATAAAGTGACTCTTTGGGCACAATCCCCAACAATTGATTATTACTATCCCGTAAATGAGTTAAGTAAGTTTAGTCAAATCGAGCTCAATCTTAAAACTGATGCAGATAAAACCCCACCAGTGCATCGGTTATTTTGTGATATTGAGCAATTTTTAACTGATACTTTTGATTTAAGTAACTTTATATTATTTGATTTGGTTCATATGATTACTGAACGTGCAGCAAACAAAAAAATGCTGTTAGCTCAAATGGGATTTAATGATTTACTTAATAATCTACATAAAGCGTTACTTGGTGATAACGGTGAGTTATTAGCTCAGCAAATTAGTAAGCAGTATCCAGCGGCAATGATCGATGAATTTCAAGATACTGATGCTGTGCAATATCAAATTTTTGATACTATTTATCAAGATCATCAGCAATCTTGCTTACTATTAATCGGAGATCCTAAACAGGCGATCTATGGTTTCCGTGGTGCTGATATTTTTACTTATATTCAAGCAAAATCATCGGTTGATCATCAATTCACTATGTTAACTAATTGGCGCTCAAGTGCAAATATGGTTGCTGCAACAAATAGTTTGTTTAACCGAAGAAAGCAGCCCTTTATTTTTGATGCGATTCCATTTATTGAGATGAAGAGTGCGAAAAAAAATAGTAGCAAAGCCTTTTATGTTAATGATCATGAGGTTAGTACATTACAGAGCTATTTATTACCACAAAATATTTCTTCTAAAGGCGATTATCGAGAATATTCAGCTGAATATTGTGCAGAGCAAATATCTCAATGGTTATCACAAGAGGCTTATTTTGTTGATGATCAACAGTTACAACGTAAACTTCAGTCTGCAGATATCGCAATTTTAGTTAGAACAGGTAGTGAAGCCGAGTTGATTCAACAAAAACTCAATAAGCGTAATATTAAAAGTGTCTATCTTTCTAATCATAAAAGTGTTTTTGATACATTAGAAGCTCGAGAACTATTGCGAATTTTGCAAGCGGTATTTAACCCAACAAGTGAATCCTATTTACGTAGTGCACTTGCGACTCAGCTTATTGGTGCTTCAATGGCTGATCTTGATGCCTTATCTAATGAACAAAATGTTTTAGAGCAGGTTGTTGAGGAGTTTAGAGAGTATCATACGATTTGGTTACGTTATGGTATTTTAGTTATGTTACGTCGATTAATGACTCGTCGGCGACTGATCGAAAATTTGTTAAGTTTAACTGATGGTGAGCGAATTATTACTAATTTTATGCACCTAGGAGAGCTACTACAAGAGGTTTCCCCTGATATTGATACGCCACATGGGTTAATCCGTTGGTTAACCAAACAGATCAAAGAACCAGATCTTAATCTAGAAAATCATGAACAGCGTTTAGAGAGTGATGAAAATTTAATTAATATCATTACTATTCATAAATCGAAAGGGCTTGAATATCCGATAGTCTTTTTACCGTTTATTGGCGATTATCGTGAGTCTGATAGTTTAATTTATCATGATCGAAAAAATTATAATACCAACTATGCTTATAGCAAATCACTTGAAATTGATGCGTTAATTGAACAAGAGCGGCTTGCTGAAGATTTACGCTTACTTTATGTTGCAATGACCCGATCCATTTACCACTGTTCTATTGGGATTGCCGGAATCACAAAAGGAAGATCGACTGAACTAGTATTAAAGTCGTCAGCGATCGGTTATTTACTATTTAATACTGAAGATTATGACTATAACGCATTAAAAACAGCACTTGAGCAATTAGCATATTGTCAAGTTTTAGCTATCGACATCCCTATAGCCATTTCAGTGTTTGCAACAAGACTTGAATCATCTAATGTTGATTTGGCGGCAAATCAATTCAAACGTCAACTTGATTATAGTTGGCGGGTGACGAGTTACTCGAGTTTAATACAGTCATCAAGTGATGATAATAAAACAGCTGCTTTTTTAGCTGATATGATACCTGCGTTTGATAATGAAGTGTTATTGGATAATCGAATTATTGATGAAGTTATTAGTTCGACTGATGACCAAGTCATTTATGATATTCATCATTTTCCCAAAGGAGCTATTGTTGGAACTTTGTTACATGAATGTTTTGAGAATAGTGATTTTACCCAACCAGATCAACAAGATGTTGCAACGTATTTAATTACAAAATTAAATCTATCGCCAGAGTGGTTTCAACCTTTGTGTAAATGGTTTGTTGATGTATTACATACTCCGCTAGAACAGTGTTGTTCATTATCTGATTTATCACTAGCCCAACGTTTAAATGAATTACAATTTTACTTACCTATCCGTAAAGAGGTCTCTGCTCTTACTCTTGATCAACTATGCAAACATTATGATCCATTATCAAGGCAGTGTGATGAGTTAACTTTTGCTAAAGTACAAGGTATGTTAAAAGGGTTTATCGATATGGTTTTTGAGTGGCAAGGAAAATATTATATTGTTGATTATAAATCCAATTATTTAGGTGAATCCGTTGATGATTATCACATTGATGCTGTTAATAAGGCAATGTGTGAACACCGCTATGATCTACAATATCAGCTCTATTCTTTGGCATTACATCGCTACTTAAAAAGTAGGATTAGTCATTACCAATATCAAAGTCATTTTGGTGGAATCTATTATCTATTTATTCGTGGTATGACGCCAAATAATCCTCAACATGGTGTTTTTTATACAAAACCTGAATTTAAATTTATTGAAGCACTTGATAAATTATTTGGTTAG
- a CDS encoding glycoside hydrolase family 3 N-terminal domain-containing protein: MSQEFRALGITTALAPQIDLATEPRWLRTDGTMGEDTQLTIDMTKTYVDAAQSTFVDGQDIGWGNESIVTMVKHFPGDGVGEGGRESHMESGKYAVYPGNNFREHLKPFSQGAFDLNGKTKKAASVMTSYSVAIGADGKPLFGQNVATSYDKGKLSLLRDQLGYDGVVSTDWSVTKVGNEPDNTLKLGMAWGEADKTVDERHYIILQNGTDMFGGNNDKKPVLGTYELWQADYKAGKNSISADERFKQSGKRISKLLFETGLFENPYLVLSESEVIVASPDKVKAGYNAQLNSIVMLKNRNGTISAADNKTDYQDKTVYIPSSIRHQFKTVFEDAYTTNDPTMDIDMAKTFFKNVLTDTPVVNDKGEVIGFKVPDLTHVDLIIIGMNSPDSGGNFNHAGQRDDGSFYPLSLQYRPYIANSDSVRKQSISGNLNPDGTQENRSYFNQAANIGNEYDLIAFEQAYQKAYDIYKTTGKVIPIIVALKAKNPVIVAEFESQADAILTGFSVSDKAYFDIIVGNYEPNGLLPLQYPLNMNTVEAQLEDVGRDLEPYVDEGWQ; the protein is encoded by the coding sequence ATGTCACAGGAATTTCGCGCATTAGGAATTACTACTGCTCTGGCCCCCCAAATTGATTTAGCAACAGAGCCTCGTTGGTTACGAACAGATGGAACAATGGGGGAAGATACACAATTAACGATTGATATGACAAAAACATATGTTGATGCGGCCCAATCAACTTTTGTCGATGGACAAGATATCGGGTGGGGAAACGAATCAATTGTGACTATGGTAAAACATTTTCCTGGTGATGGAGTGGGTGAAGGTGGCCGTGAGTCACATATGGAGAGTGGTAAGTATGCTGTTTATCCTGGCAATAATTTTCGCGAGCATTTAAAGCCTTTTTCACAAGGTGCTTTTGATTTGAATGGTAAAACTAAAAAAGCAGCTTCAGTCATGACCTCTTATTCGGTTGCGATTGGCGCTGATGGTAAGCCACTTTTTGGTCAAAATGTAGCTACCTCATACGATAAAGGAAAATTGAGTTTATTAAGAGATCAATTAGGTTATGATGGTGTAGTTAGCACTGATTGGTCGGTGACTAAAGTAGGCAATGAGCCAGATAATACGTTAAAATTAGGCATGGCTTGGGGCGAAGCTGATAAAACAGTTGATGAGCGGCACTATATTATTTTACAAAATGGTACCGATATGTTTGGTGGTAATAATGATAAAAAACCAGTATTAGGTACTTATGAGTTATGGCAAGCAGATTATAAAGCGGGTAAAAATTCAATTTCAGCTGATGAACGATTTAAACAGAGTGGTAAACGAATTTCTAAACTCTTGTTTGAAACAGGTCTTTTTGAAAATCCTTATTTGGTTCTATCTGAGTCTGAAGTTATCGTTGCCAGTCCAGATAAAGTCAAAGCCGGTTATAATGCGCAATTAAATTCAATCGTGATGCTTAAAAATCGTAATGGTACGATTAGTGCGGCAGATAATAAAACCGATTATCAAGATAAAACGGTTTATATCCCAAGTTCAATTCGTCATCAATTTAAGACTGTTTTTGAAGATGCATATACCACGAATGATCCTACAATGGATATTGATATGGCAAAAACTTTTTTTAAGAACGTATTAACTGATACGCCAGTCGTTAATGATAAAGGTGAGGTTATTGGATTTAAGGTGCCCGATCTGACTCATGTCGATCTTATTATTATCGGTATGAATAGTCCGGATAGTGGGGGTAATTTTAATCATGCAGGGCAGAGAGACGACGGCTCTTTCTATCCATTATCATTACAGTATCGTCCATATATTGCAAATAGTGATTCAGTTCGCAAACAATCAATTAGCGGTAATCTCAATCCTGACGGAACCCAAGAAAATCGCTCTTATTTTAATCAAGCGGCTAATATTGGTAATGAATATGATTTAATTGCTTTTGAACAAGCCTATCAAAAAGCATACGATATTTATAAAACAACAGGGAAAGTAATTCCGATCATTGTTGCTTTAAAAGCTAAAAATCCAGTGATTGTTGCAGAGTTCGAAAGTCAGGCTGATGCTATTTTGACTGGTTTTTCTGTTAGTGATAAAGCTTATTTTGATATTATCGTTGGTAATTATGAACCAAATGGACTGTTGCCATTGCAGTATCCTTTGAATATGAATACTGTAGAGGCCCAGTTAGAAGATGTGGGGCGAGACTTAGAGCCGTATGTTGACGAAGGCTGGCAATAA
- a CDS encoding YfcZ/YiiS family protein has product MSNSQNKCKSNETAACCCTDIGTIIDNEDCTAEYENVFATEALAQEKLQSLTIAARDVESDPCQIMSQIDKVDNGYKLSAKFHFCCGAECLIFQLKLR; this is encoded by the coding sequence ATGTCAAATTCTCAAAACAAATGTAAAAGTAATGAAACGGCTGCTTGCTGTTGCACTGATATTGGTACAATCATTGATAATGAAGATTGTACTGCTGAGTATGAAAATGTGTTTGCAACAGAAGCACTAGCACAAGAGAAGCTACAATCACTGACTATTGCTGCTAGAGATGTTGAATCAGATCCTTGTCAAATTATGAGTCAAATTGATAAAGTTGATAATGGTTATAAATTGTCGGCAAAATTTCATTTTTGCTGCGGTGCTGAATGTTTGATTTTTCAGTTAAAATTACGCTAA
- a CDS encoding 5-methyltetrahydropteroyltriglutamate--homocysteine S-methyltransferase, which yields MSTYPIFRADHVGSFLRPSYLLQAREQFANKAISFEQLRLVEDRAITEIVKFQESTGIRSVTDGEFRRTYFHLDFLQQLGGVTTGSPGTVIDSDGKEKLLPPDIRVTGKVKHIKDIQLADFNFLKSQASSTSVPKVAIPSPTMLHFRGGRAGIDEAAYPVLEPEFYDDVAKAYAQELASLYSAGCRHVQMDDTNLAYLCDEKMREAARKRGDDPNLLLYKYAEFINKVVDLKPKDLVLSIHLCRGNFKSTFAASGNYGPVAEALLSEMKLDGYFLEYDDERSGGFEPLKYLQKGKIAILGLISSKFAQLENPDDIKRRIEQAAKFTSIDQLALSPQCGFSSTVHGNNVTVEDQRAKLKLTVDIANDVWGSTEIKR from the coding sequence ATGAGTACATATCCAATTTTTCGTGCAGATCATGTCGGCAGCTTTTTACGTCCAAGCTATTTATTACAAGCACGCGAACAGTTTGCTAATAAAGCAATTTCATTTGAACAATTACGTTTAGTTGAAGATAGAGCGATTACTGAAATTGTAAAATTTCAAGAATCAACGGGTATTCGTAGTGTAACTGATGGTGAATTTCGTCGTACCTATTTTCATTTAGATTTTTTACAGCAACTCGGTGGCGTCACTACAGGCTCACCGGGTACAGTAATTGATAGCGATGGTAAAGAGAAGTTACTACCACCGGATATTCGAGTCACCGGTAAAGTTAAACATATTAAAGATATTCAATTAGCCGATTTTAATTTTCTAAAGAGCCAAGCAAGTAGCACTTCAGTACCGAAAGTGGCAATTCCATCACCTACAATGCTACATTTCCGAGGTGGACGAGCAGGTATTGATGAAGCTGCTTATCCAGTTCTGGAACCAGAATTTTATGATGATGTTGCAAAAGCATACGCGCAAGAACTAGCTTCTTTATACAGTGCAGGTTGCCGCCATGTGCAGATGGATGATACTAATTTAGCCTATCTTTGTGACGAAAAAATGCGTGAAGCAGCTCGTAAGCGAGGTGATGACCCAAATCTACTACTTTACAAATATGCTGAATTCATTAATAAAGTCGTCGATCTAAAACCGAAAGATTTAGTGCTATCAATCCATTTATGTCGTGGTAATTTTAAGAGTACCTTTGCGGCTAGTGGTAATTATGGACCAGTTGCTGAGGCACTGCTTAGTGAAATGAAATTAGATGGTTATTTTTTAGAGTATGATGATGAAAGAAGTGGTGGTTTTGAACCATTAAAATATCTACAAAAAGGTAAAATTGCAATTTTAGGCTTAATTTCTAGTAAATTTGCTCAACTAGAAAATCCTGATGATATTAAACGTCGAATTGAACAAGCCGCAAAATTTACCTCGATCGATCAATTAGCGCTATCGCCACAATGTGGGTTTAGTAGTACGGTTCATGGCAATAATGTCACCGTTGAAGATCAACGTGCTAAATTAAAACTTACCGTCGATATTGCGAACGATGTTTGGGGTTCGACTGAAATAAAACGATAA
- a CDS encoding MFS transporter yields MYVSEIKQAIYNNTMNSFQIFAISICVLISVIDGFDVLTIAFVAPSISTQWGLNPEQLGVLFSAGLVGMVIGALLISPFADKFGRRIIILCCLVILTIGMFASGLSNNHSELIIARLFTGLGMGAILPGINTVVAEYSSNRSRSLAISIMAAGYTVGSVIGGIISIPLIKHFGWQYVFFFGGILSAIMFVVVFCQLPESLDFLLTKKSNKGLIKLNQLLKKLGLKSCDTFPKTTAISQKQQKKFSLLLTPSMLKATILLCISNFMLMCSFYFLANWTPKILVNLGYTNELSITGSLLMNIFGIAGGVLLGWFSKKYAVQKAVSLMLVIAFISVTAFGFSANILPLLFTLIAFIGFTIFAAMAGLYATAPIVFPPQIRATGTGIVLGLARLGAALGPYIAGLLIAAELPRSYYFSILALPLLVSAICILLIKPYRE; encoded by the coding sequence ATGTATGTTAGTGAAATAAAGCAAGCCATCTATAACAATACGATGAATAGCTTTCAGATATTTGCAATTAGTATTTGCGTGCTGATCAGCGTTATTGATGGTTTTGATGTATTAACCATTGCGTTTGTTGCACCATCAATTTCAACGCAATGGGGATTAAATCCTGAACAACTTGGGGTACTATTTAGTGCTGGTCTCGTGGGAATGGTGATTGGTGCATTATTAATATCGCCTTTCGCAGATAAATTTGGTCGACGCATCATTATACTATGCTGTTTAGTAATTCTAACAATTGGCATGTTTGCTTCTGGTTTATCAAATAATCACAGTGAACTGATTATTGCTCGCCTATTCACTGGCCTAGGGATGGGGGCGATCTTACCTGGAATAAATACAGTTGTTGCTGAATATTCCTCAAATCGTTCGCGCTCACTCGCGATTAGCATTATGGCTGCTGGATATACGGTTGGTTCAGTTATTGGTGGAATTATCTCAATTCCGTTAATTAAACACTTTGGCTGGCAATATGTGTTCTTTTTTGGCGGTATACTTTCAGCTATTATGTTCGTCGTCGTTTTTTGTCAATTACCAGAATCATTAGATTTTCTATTAACTAAAAAAAGTAACAAAGGACTGATTAAGCTTAACCAATTACTAAAAAAACTGGGCTTAAAATCTTGTGATACTTTTCCTAAAACAACGGCTATTTCCCAAAAACAGCAGAAAAAATTTAGCTTACTATTAACACCTAGCATGTTAAAAGCGACAATTTTATTATGCATAAGTAACTTTATGTTGATGTGTTCATTCTATTTCCTAGCCAACTGGACACCTAAAATTTTAGTTAACTTAGGTTATACTAATGAACTCAGTATCACCGGTTCACTATTAATGAATATTTTTGGTATTGCTGGTGGCGTATTATTAGGTTGGTTTTCTAAAAAATATGCAGTACAAAAAGCGGTTTCATTAATGCTCGTGATTGCATTTATTTCAGTCACGGCCTTTGGATTTAGTGCAAATATATTACCATTACTTTTTACCTTAATTGCATTCATTGGCTTTACTATTTTTGCGGCAATGGCTGGTCTGTATGCTACAGCGCCAATTGTATTCCCGCCGCAGATTCGCGCTACAGGGACGGGGATTGTATTAGGATTAGCGCGTTTAGGTGCGGCATTAGGTCCTTATATTGCTGGATTATTAATTGCTGCAGAATTACCACGTAGTTATTACTTTTCTATTTTAGCCTTACCACTTTTAGTTTCAGCTATCTGTATATTATTAATAAAACCATATCGTGAATAA
- a CDS encoding DUF4822 domain-containing protein yields the protein MSSLVVNGFFGIAVYNADGTFKMYTQEGNLKLSGDWSISADGKTRTIVAKKSDGSVMFTRTVENVTVEPETYTYRIYPNPENTKTYFDIIHKPLSTILETK from the coding sequence ATTTCATCTTTAGTCGTTAATGGATTCTTTGGTATTGCAGTCTATAACGCAGACGGTACATTCAAAATGTATACTCAGGAAGGCAACTTAAAGCTTTCTGGTGACTGGTCGATAAGCGCAGATGGCAAAACAAGAACAATTGTTGCTAAAAAATCTGATGGTAGTGTTATGTTTACTCGAACAGTTGAAAATGTCACAGTAGAGCCTGAAACATATACTTATCGTATCTACCCTAATCCAGAAAATACAAAGACTTATTTTGATATTATCCATAAACCATTATCAACAATTTTAGAAACTAAATAA
- the lexA gene encoding transcriptional repressor LexA, producing MKPLTERQQQIYDLIKEHINSTGMPPTRAEISAQLGFRSANAAEEHLKALARKGAIEMIAGSSRGIRLLLEDENEDGLPLIGRVAAGSPILAQEHIEGHYQVDPSLFKPNADFLLRVNGMSMKDIGILDGDLLAVHKTQEARNGQVVVARIGEEVTVKRIEKKGTKVRLIAENEEFAPIDVDLQKQDFSIEGLAVGVIRNGTWM from the coding sequence ATGAAGCCACTTACTGAGCGTCAACAACAAATTTACGATCTAATTAAAGAACATATTAATTCAACCGGAATGCCGCCTACTCGGGCTGAAATTTCTGCACAACTCGGATTCCGTTCAGCTAATGCAGCCGAAGAACATCTTAAAGCATTAGCGAGAAAAGGGGCTATTGAGATGATTGCAGGTTCGTCTCGCGGTATTCGTTTGCTACTTGAAGATGAAAATGAAGACGGATTGCCTTTAATTGGCCGAGTTGCTGCTGGATCACCGATTTTAGCACAAGAGCATATTGAAGGGCACTATCAAGTGGATCCGAGTCTGTTTAAACCGAATGCTGACTTTTTATTACGTGTTAATGGTATGTCAATGAAAGATATCGGGATTTTAGATGGTGATTTATTAGCTGTACACAAAACCCAAGAGGCTCGAAATGGTCAAGTTGTTGTGGCTAGAATCGGTGAGGAAGTTACCGTTAAACGTATTGAGAAAAAAGGCACTAAGGTACGTTTAATTGCTGAAAATGAAGAGTTTGCTCCTATTGATGTCGATTTACAGAAACAAGATTTTTCTATAGAAGGATTAGCTGTTGGTGTCATTCGTAATGGAACATGGATGTAA